One genomic window of Halobellus limi includes the following:
- a CDS encoding DUF7835 family putative zinc beta-ribbon protein encodes MSKSQPTLTELTEYCEECGTRTPHEVSIELKTESKKETNRAFSREPYRVTKCRACGDERAQRMNDA; translated from the coding sequence ATGTCCAAGAGCCAACCGACGCTGACCGAACTGACCGAGTACTGCGAGGAGTGCGGCACTCGGACGCCACACGAGGTTTCGATCGAACTCAAGACCGAGAGCAAGAAGGAGACGAACCGCGCGTTTTCGCGTGAACCCTACCGCGTGACGAAGTGTCGCGCCTGCGGCGACGAACGCGCCCAGCGGATGAACGACGCCTGA